In Gemmatimonadota bacterium, the sequence CCGTGGCCGTGGCCACCCCCGTCGGCCGTCTCCGACCGCTCGCGCCCGGTGCCACCTGGGTGATCGCACGGCTGGGCCCCCTGAGCGACTCCGTGTGGGTGCGGGTGGCCCCGGGCGTTCACGAAACCGTCTATCGCGAGGATTGGAGCCGGGGCATCGCCCCCGGATGGATCAGCTTCGGATCGCCCAGCCCGGTACTCCGGACAGGCCCCGATGGCCGCCCGGCGTTCCTGGGGAACGGAGACGGCTCCTTCCCCAGCGGCGCCTACAGCCGGAGGGGGTGGAACGCCATCAACGGCCTTGGCATCGAGGTCCTGGCCTCCACTAGGATCACCGCTGACAAGTGGCAGCGCATCGGACTGGAGCTCATTCTCGGTCTCGACTCCGCCGCCCTCGGTAGCTGGAATCACCGCGATGGCGACATGCCGTTCCGCCGCAACCGGCTCCATCGATTCTCGTGCGCGGCGGGATACCCGGGCCGTGAGGGGGCGGGGATGGACAGCAGCCTCAGCGTGTCCGGTGGCGGGTCCGCAACCATCGTGGCCGTCCCGCCGGTGCTGGGAACTGGTCGAGAGTTCAGGTTGAGAGTGCAGGTCTTCCCCGACGGGGGCTGCGGAGTCGCGGTCAATGCCGTGCCGCTGTGGCGCTCTCGCCTGACTGCCTACAACGAGGGCCCGATGGCCGCGAGGATTACCGGCGCGGCGGATGGCGGGGCGGCGATGCTGCTCGGGCCACTCGAGATCTGGCAGGGGGTGCGGGACGACGTCGAGTGGTCCCGGCTGGACGACGCGGACTACGACCCCCGGCTGGCGCTGGCACGCGCGCTCAAGTAGGGTTGAGCATCGCGCGTGCCCGTCCGACCCCTATCCCCTGCCGATCATGAAACGCTCCTCCATCATCACCATCGTGTTCATCGTGGCCTTCGGGGCCCTGCTGCTGTTCAACACCCTCTCGGCCCAGAAGCACGAGTGCACCGTGTGCGTGGAATTCAACGGCAAGCGCAACTGCGCCACCGCCTCCAACGAGACCGAGGCCGAGGCCGAGCGGGCGGCCCAGACCACTGCCTGCGGTATCCTCGCGAGCGGTATGGACCAGTCCATCGCCTGCGATCGCACGCCCCCGATCTCCCGGCAGTGCAAGACCCGCTGACGGCGTAGCGAGGGCGCCGCTGGCGCCCCCGCCTTGCCCCACCCGATGCGCTCGCTCCATCCGCTGGTCCTCCTGCTGGGCTGCCTGTTCGTGGCGGCAGCGCTCACCCACCTGCTCCCCGCCGGCGCCTTCGAGCGCCGCGATGATCCTGACACCGGCCGGCGCCTGGTGGTGGCGGGCACCTACCAGCGCAGCGATCCCGCCCCCGTCGGGCCCTTCCAGGCCCTGGTCGCCATCCCGCGCGGACTGGCGGAGGCGAGTGGCGTGATCTTCTTCGTCTTCCTGGTCGGGGGCGGGTTCGCCGTGGTGGAGCAGACGGGCGCCTCGACCCGCGCCGTGCAGCACGTGGTGGCGCGACTGGGGCGCAGCGAGACGCTGGTGATCCCGCTGGCCTGCGTGGCCTTCGGGCTCGGCGGGGTGCTGATCCAGATGTCGGAGGAGTTGCTGGCCTTTGTGCCCGTCCTCCTCCTGCTCACCGCCCGCCTCGGCTACCCGCCAATCGTGGCCTGCGCGATCAGCATCGGCGCCTCCGCCGTGGGCGCCGCATTCAGCCCCGTGAACCCGTTCCAGGTGGTCATCGCCCAGAAGGTGGCGGGATTACCCGCCGGCTCAGGGCTCGGATTCCGGCTCGGCGTGCTGCTGCTGGCCCTGCTGCTGTGGACCTGGGGGACCATGCGCCATGCGCGCCGCGAACGGGTGGCACCAGCATGCGACGGTGCTGGAGCGGGCGCCGCGGAGCCACTGCAGCCCCGGGACCTCGCCATCCTCGGGGTGGTGCTGGCGGCCTTCGTGCTCTTCATCGTCGGGGCCCGGCGCTGGGCCTGGGACTTCCCGGAGTTCAGTGCGCTCTTCTTCGTGATGGGTGTGGCGGCGGGGCTGCTCGGCCGCCGCGGCGTGGCCGGGACGGCGGACGGGTTCGTGGACGGATTCCGGTCCATGGCCTACGCCGCGATGCTCATCGGGTTCGCCCGGGCCATCTTCGTGGTGCTGGATGACGGCCGCGTGATCGACACCATCGTCCAGGGCCTCTTCGACCCCATCGCCCGGCTGCCGCTCGCGCTTTCCGCCATCGGCATGATGGGGGTCCAGGCGCTCCTGCATGTCCCCGTCCCAAGCACTTCCGGCCAGGCGGTACTGACCATGCCGGTCCTCGTGCCGCTTTCCGACCTGCTCGGCCTTTCACGCCAGGTGACGGTGCTGGCGTACCAGTATGGCGCCGGCCTGACCGAGCTCCTGAGCCCCACCAACGGGGCCCTGATGGCCCTCCTGGCCGCGGCGGGGGTGCGGTACAGCGACTGGCTCCGGTTCGGGCTCCGGCTGACCCTGCTGCTCTTCGGGCTGGGGGCGGCGGCGCTGCTGGCCGCCATCGCGCTCGGGGTCTGACCTCCCGGACGGCTGCCGTCGTGGCACACTGTCCGGGATTCCGGACAGTCCTGTCTCCATGGGGCTGCGAGGCTATTTCCTAAATCGAATGACTGCAATATCTTAGCTGGGTCGAAATACCCGACAACGACGCTCCCGAGTGGCACCAAGGTTGCTCTGAACCCCGGATGGTGGCTGGAACCTTTCGGTCCCGCTTCCGATAAGAGAGGGTAGCATGAGCGAACTCATCATTCGGGAAATGGAAAACGGCGAGGAATTCGCCGACTGGTTTGCCGACCTCACCGAACAGGAAGAGGCGACGACCGGCGATCCGGTGCACCTCGACGAGCACTACCTCATCCTCAGCAATGCGATCGGGGACTGGATCGGTGGCCTGCGCTACAACCTCCGGGGCGGCGTGGCGCACCTGACGGAGATCGCGGTCCGCTACGAGGAACGGCACCAAGGGCATGGGCACCGGCTGCTCGAGGCCTTCGAGCAGCACGCGGGGCTGCAGGGGGCGCACCTGGTGGAGTTCTGGACCGACGACGCCGCGCGCGAGCCGGAGCTGCTGGCCAATGGCTGGCTGCGGGTGCTGCGACGCACCGGTTACCAGGGCGGGCGTACCTGGTACCTGATGGAAAAGCGGCTCGCACCGGCGCTCTAGCGCCCTCCTGACGCGACGCATATTCTTTCGGACGACGCTGATATCTTTCCGTGGCGGCCTGCGGTCTGCGCAGGCCGCCACTTTCCTCTCTCCCAGACCCCAGCGGGCACATGGCCCTGACCGACGGCGCACGCGCGTTCCTCACCAAGATCGAGGTCCTCCGGGATCTGGAGTCCAAGGTCCGGGAACTCATGGAGACGCACGAGCAGAAGCGTCCGCTCTGGTTCCCGAGCGAGCTGCTCGGGCCCCCGCCAGGCGCGGACCCGGACCGGCACGTGGCCGACCTGCGATCCCGGGCAGCAGGCATCCCCGACTCGGCGCGGGCGGCGCTTGCACTCAACATGCTCACCGAGGAGGGGCTGCCCCACTTCCACCGGCTGCTGGCCGTGTACCTCGGCGACGACAGCCACTGGCGGGACTGGAACAACCTGTGGACCGCCGAGGAAGACCGGCACGGGGTCATCCTCCACGACTATATCCGCGACACCCGCCTGGTGGACCAGCGGCGGCTCGAGGAGATGCAGTTCAGCTACCTGAAGAGCGGGTTTCAGCCGGACTGGGACAAGGACCCCTACCGGGTCTTCGCGTATACCACGCTGCAGGAGCGGGCCACCCAGCAGTCGCACAGCGAGACCGGGCGGCTGATCGGGGAGTACGAGCCGCTGCTGGCCGAGGTGCTCACCAACGTCGCCACCGAGGAGGCCCGGCACTTCAGCTTCTACCGGACCATCTTCGAGGAGATCCTGCAGCGGGACCCGGACCAGGCGCTGATCTCCGCCGCGCACATCATGCCGAGCATCGAGATGCCGGGGCACACCATGCCTGGCTTCCGGGACCTGGCCGACGTGATCCGGCGCGCCGGCATCTACGGCCCGCGGGACTACCTGCGGATCGTGCAGGAGCAGATCCGCTACTGGCGGCTCGAGACCCTCACCGGCCTCAACGACCTGGGGCGCAAGGCGCAGGAGAAGATCCTCGGCATCCCGGCCCGTCTCACCCGGATCGCGGAGCACATCGAGTCCAAGAGCCGCGCCAAGACGTTCAGCTTCGAGGTGGTGTTCAACCGTGAATTCGCCATGGAATAGGGCGGGGGCCTTCGCGGGCCTCCTCGC encodes:
- a CDS encoding acyl-ACP desaturase; amino-acid sequence: MALTDGARAFLTKIEVLRDLESKVRELMETHEQKRPLWFPSELLGPPPGADPDRHVADLRSRAAGIPDSARAALALNMLTEEGLPHFHRLLAVYLGDDSHWRDWNNLWTAEEDRHGVILHDYIRDTRLVDQRRLEEMQFSYLKSGFQPDWDKDPYRVFAYTTLQERATQQSHSETGRLIGEYEPLLAEVLTNVATEEARHFSFYRTIFEEILQRDPDQALISAAHIMPSIEMPGHTMPGFRDLADVIRRAGIYGPRDYLRIVQEQIRYWRLETLTGLNDLGRKAQEKILGIPARLTRIAEHIESKSRAKTFSFEVVFNREFAME
- a CDS encoding GNAT family N-acetyltransferase, with protein sequence MSELIIREMENGEEFADWFADLTEQEEATTGDPVHLDEHYLILSNAIGDWIGGLRYNLRGGVAHLTEIAVRYEERHQGHGHRLLEAFEQHAGLQGAHLVEFWTDDAAREPELLANGWLRVLRRTGYQGGRTWYLMEKRLAPAL
- a CDS encoding YfcC family protein, whose protein sequence is MRSLHPLVLLLGCLFVAAALTHLLPAGAFERRDDPDTGRRLVVAGTYQRSDPAPVGPFQALVAIPRGLAEASGVIFFVFLVGGGFAVVEQTGASTRAVQHVVARLGRSETLVIPLACVAFGLGGVLIQMSEELLAFVPVLLLLTARLGYPPIVACAISIGASAVGAAFSPVNPFQVVIAQKVAGLPAGSGLGFRLGVLLLALLLWTWGTMRHARRERVAPACDGAGAGAAEPLQPRDLAILGVVLAAFVLFIVGARRWAWDFPEFSALFFVMGVAAGLLGRRGVAGTADGFVDGFRSMAYAAMLIGFARAIFVVLDDGRVIDTIVQGLFDPIARLPLALSAIGMMGVQALLHVPVPSTSGQAVLTMPVLVPLSDLLGLSRQVTVLAYQYGAGLTELLSPTNGALMALLAAAGVRYSDWLRFGLRLTLLLFGLGAAALLAAIALGV